DNA sequence from the Grus americana isolate bGruAme1 chromosome Z, bGruAme1.mat, whole genome shotgun sequence genome:
AGCAGTGAGtttgccctgctgctgcttaggCAGCAGTGGTTGGGTGGTGGTTTTGTAGCGTCCCGTACACTTAGGGCTTTTTGAGAAGGAGTGAGCTGGTTGCTGTGCACACTGGGACTCGCTGGGACCGTTTGCTAATCCTTCTCACCGctcctctgcatttttttcagtacGGAAATTTTGCAGGGGAAAACATCTGTGAGCAGTTCTCCACATTGCCCTCgtatttctgcagcagagctgcatctGTGCAGAGCATGACTGACTGCTTACCCACAGCTACCTTGATAAGTGTGCAGCAATGCTGAGACCTTGGTGCCCCGTCACAGTCAACGTCCCTCTCAGCCCCTGGGTGTAGGTTGTGGCTTGAGCACCCGCGCGGGCCGTGAGCAACATGGGAAGACAGTGTGGTTTATGTTGcgtttgttgtttttattttcagagcctATTTTCAGAGAGTGGTTTGCAAGCCGCTCTCCCGAATTAATATGCAAGGCTTGCTGGAGCTCGGGATACCCACTGCCTGCCCAGAGGAGCGCTTGGAGGAACGTGGCTTGATCTCCCTCTTGTGGAAAATTATCGGAACTAAATTCTTGTGCTACTAAAGAAGAAAAGTCTAGCATCAGCGAACAAATGATGGCATCAGTTACTGTGCCACCTGGTGCTCTCGTCAGCCTTCAAGGAAATGAAGAGATGGACCCTCTGATCGTACTGCATTATAATTACACAGGAAAGCTTATTCTAAGGGAGAAGGCAACTGATAACATAGACCTGCCCACTATCGCGTTTCTGATCCTATGTAGTTTCATAGTTCTGGAAAACTTGATGGTGTTGATTGCCATATGGAAAAACAATAAATTTCACAACCGCATGTACTTTTTTATTGGCAATCTGGCTCTCTGTGATCTTTTAGCTGGGATTGTTTACAAAGTAAACATTCTGATGTCTGGGAAGAAAACTCTGAGCTTGTCCTCCACAATCTGGTTCATTAGGGAAGGCAGCATGTTTGTTGCCCTGGGAGCCTCCACCTTCAGCTTACTAGCAATAGCTATTGAGCGTCACCTGACCATGATTAAAATGAGGCCTTACGATGCGAATAAGAAATACAGGGTGTTCCTTCTCATTGGTACATGCTGGCTTATTTCGATTTCCTTGGGTGCCTTACCCATCCTCGGCTGGAACTGTATAAACAACTTGCCAGATTGCTCAACAATTTTGCCTCTCTACTCCAAGAAGTATGTTGTGTTCTGCATTAGTATCTTCATAGCCATTTTGGTTGCCATTGTCATCCTTTATGCCCGTATCTACATCCTGGTAAAGTCCAGCAGTCGTAATGTCACCAACCACAATAACTCAGAGCGGTCCATGGCACTCCTTAGGACTGTTGTGATCGTTGTTAGTGTCTTCATTGCCTGTTGGTCTCCACTGTTCATCCTGTTCCTCATCGACGTGGCCTGCAGAGTCAAGGAGTGCTCTATCCTGTACAAAGCCAACTGGTTTATTGCTCTGGCGGTCATCAATTCTGCAATGAACCCCATCATCTACACTCTGGCCAGTAAGGAAATGCGTCGGGCCTTCTTTCGCCTAGTTTGTGGCTGCCTGGTGAAATCCAAGGTGTCCAGATCTTTGCCTATTCAGCCCACGCCAGATCAAAGTCGAAGTaaatccagcagcagcaatgcccagaagcagaaggaagattTCCCACGGATGAATATTCCCTCGTGTATCCCTGAGAAAAATGAATCTTCATTTCACAATGGAAACTTCTGTAAGTAAAGGACTCCTCAAGACAAGTACCTTTCTGTGGCTTTCAGATTTAAACTACAAGTGTAGTTTAAGTATTCATGCACTTAAGTCACAGAGGAAAACACTAACCACTTATTTAACTTTGAGGACTTACTACCAATCATTTGCTTTGAGTGTTCATTCAGTAACACACCcgattcagaaaaaaacttttcatGCCACACCACAGCCAGTACAGAGTCTATACACATCTAATGACGTTGTGCGCCACGATGGCATTTCATGATGAGGCTGCATTTGGCGCTGCCTGGTCTTGCAAGACGTCAGTAAAACCTGTTGCAAACTTCAGTGATCACTATACACTGCTGACAATTGGAAAATGAGCCTGATTATTGCCAACTGGGAGAAAAGCTCATTACGTTTGTTGGTGATTATAGTTCTCTACATGTATCTTGCTGTTATGTTAATGGCCTTATATGTATGTGGTATAAAGAGCTGTATATTTGTACAATTCCTTATTAAAAAGTTGTTGTTTGGTAAAAGTTTACAATATGCTAAACATTGTATTGCAGTATACAGTGTAAAGTGACAAATTATACTAATAGATAGATGTGTTTCAATGGggatatttgaaaatatatgaaGTAGTAGCTTTTAACTGACAGGAACTTTAACATGTCATAtcaatgcagtatttttattttttccactgttattCGAACTTTTCATGTTTAGTGAAAGACAACATGACAGTTGTCACTGTGACATTTCACAACTTATTTTAAACAAGCAGTAGTAAATAACCATCAAGAGAGGTTATCTATATATGTTCACTATTTAAAGTAGCTAAAATGTGACCCAACAATACATGTGTATCAAGTGTGTGTACTGTTtcaatgcatatatttttacttACTATTTccaatgtatttaaaaatgtatgtcaaACCTATGTAAACCTGTGTACATTGTGAATGCACTACCTAAGCTGAGATTGTTCAGCTCTGAAACAGAGACGtgtcatttcagaaagcaatgaACCACAAACGGGTCCCTGTGGAGTTCCTTCTCCCCAGGCACTATCGCAGCATGGGACTGCGTTAGAAATTTTCCCTGGGAAGAAGTCCAGCCAGTGGGACAAGATCCCATTTTCTAGCAGTGGGACCCTACGCTCCTACCGCCTCCAGGCACTTTTGCAGATACAAGAGGGAAGATGTGGTACAACAGGATCATGCTGAAGGGCCTATCTCCATTTATACCTGACCCGGCCTTGGATCTGGAATGAAAGCCTGTTTAGTTTGGAAGATCTTCCTTCCAGCTTTCCCAGAGCCTCAGACTCACTCTTTTGAGAGGCTTGTTACAGAGAAACCTGTATGTAAAACAGCCTTATGGTTCATCACCGCCTTACCAGCCTCCGTACAGGATGGTGTTCAGCATCAGAGGGATTCCCTGAGACCTAGAGCAGTTAAGACTTCATAAACATCTGGTTTCTAGTCCCCGTGGAAGTGGCCCGTGGTACTTCATCAGCAGTACTTTATGGCTGGACGCTTCAGTGGAGGTTGACGGGAAATTCTGAGATAAGTTCCCGTTGTCCTTCGGTAAGAATGTAAGCATCTAACTCTATTGAACTCTTTCAAAGATTTGTGTTTAATGTCTCAAACCACACCCTGCCTTATGCACAATCAGATGTAGTTGAGGCTTTTTTAATACACAGTATGAAAGAGCTCATCCTTAGCTTTACTCTGGTCTTAATCatttaaagcagcagcattagACTCTTCCCAAGTATGTACAGTGTATAAGTTGTGTAATGTGTGTAGcaaaagcctttaaaatgtaGAGGTTAGCATTGTGATTATCTTTTACAAGTTAACAGTCTGCTTGTAAATGTTTTACGCTGTTAAAAAAGtttaagaacaaagaaaaactgtatttgaatGAAATAACTGTGAAAGAGAGTAGTAAATACGAAATAATGTCTACCAAAAATGTTGAAAAGTGGTGCActtagagaagaagaaaaagctaaacTGAGTTAAGAGTGATATAACTATATGAACTGCAGGCTgggtcagcagctctgcagctttgtGAGAAATAGAACTGGTGACATTGCATTGCCATGGCTTGCTTAAGTTTTTAGCTCTTACAGTGCTATTTGGCTGTATTTTCAGTGTGGAAGTTCTCCCTGGAAgttgtttctttgaaaactgcCAGCTATAGTACTTGTGTACTTCTGAATGTTCGTTCATGAGGTGGTGGCGTGCGGCAGCATTCCTTGCTATCATAGAGCAGAAAGCCCTTAGCAGCACAACGGTTTGAGAAAACATTGTGGCAAACTCTGCACCAACTTTCGTGTCAAGGATGTTACGTGATTCTCGCTATTTAGGTGAAgagcattaatatttttaatagccaAAGTCCAAGAGTACGCACATAAAAGTGAGATTTAACATCTGGATTCTAGCCTTAGCTATTGTCAGAGTTGATGCAAGGCACAAGTAAAGCAAGTAACTCCGCTGTTGGAGGCCATGTGATTGCATGTcagtataaaaatgtttaactCTACTTTGATTTCCTTCTCTTATTTTGGAGCTGTGGGGATATTTTGTTAGTTCACTACCCTGCTGTACTTGAGGCAGGCTCCTAAGATTCATGGGTTCACATGTAACATTGATAATATAATTTACAAAATATGTAAGattgaagggaaaaaatctgTTGTGCATACAGTCTTCAGTGGGTACATCCCACTGGGACGTATTAGGTAAAGCACAGATTCTGGATGATTTCAGAGCAAAACTTTGAATTATAACAAGCCAAGGGCTTAACAACAGTGGACCATAAACAACCAGGAAGGTGTCCTATCCTTGAAGCTGGAAAAAGATGGAGAATAGCTTCTTTCACCCTAAAATTTTAGAAGATTCCTTAAAATACATGCCAGAACCAAAGCTTTTTATCATCTAGGCTGATTTGAGCATAGAAGAAACTGAGTCAGCTCTCCTTTTCCCAATTGGTTTTACATGGAACAGAAGCTACAAAGGAGACTAACGTTTCATTCGTATTATTTCATTAATTGGAATATTTATTTGGTTCTGGattataaaagaaatgcaaatcaaATCAcctaaggaggaaaaaaagctttcacaAGATGCTTTCCAAGAGTTTTATTGCCAACAATCTTGCAGAGTATTTTCAACTCATTAGGTAccataaacattttgaaaacttttaattaaatctcAAACCTTTGAACCGAAGTTGTTGTGTGgcagtcattttttaaagaattgtaAAAAAAAGTTTCGGCCTTCTGTGAAAAAGCATGCATTTAAATTCTAGGTGTCGTGCCTGAAAGCAGTACTTGTGGGAACACCGTGCAGCCGAAGGTGGTAGGCTCTGCCTCCGCCGCCCCTGG
Encoded proteins:
- the S1PR3 gene encoding sphingosine 1-phosphate receptor 3, with product MMASVTVPPGALVSLQGNEEMDPLIVLHYNYTGKLILREKATDNIDLPTIAFLILCSFIVLENLMVLIAIWKNNKFHNRMYFFIGNLALCDLLAGIVYKVNILMSGKKTLSLSSTIWFIREGSMFVALGASTFSLLAIAIERHLTMIKMRPYDANKKYRVFLLIGTCWLISISLGALPILGWNCINNLPDCSTILPLYSKKYVVFCISIFIAILVAIVILYARIYILVKSSSRNVTNHNNSERSMALLRTVVIVVSVFIACWSPLFILFLIDVACRVKECSILYKANWFIALAVINSAMNPIIYTLASKEMRRAFFRLVCGCLVKSKVSRSLPIQPTPDQSRSKSSSSNAQKQKEDFPRMNIPSCIPEKNESSFHNGNFCK